CAAGGTAAACATTTCTACCGCCGCTCTTCTCAGCCGCTTCAATAATTGCTTTTTGCTCAATTGTCGTAATGTTAGTTGGACAGCAAATTAAAATATTTGGTTTTGTTAAAAGACCCTTTACATTCAAGCGATCAATAAAGTGCGTCAGCATTGCTTCTGTAATATCAAAGTCAGCAATCACGCCCCCTTTTAATGGACGAATGACACGAATATTAGATGGCGTACGTCCTACCATTCGATAAGCTTCTGCCCCTACTGCTAATACACGATTTGTTGTTGTATCAACAGCAACAACTGAAGGTTCATTTAAAACAATCCCTTTTCCTTTAACATGGACTAATACGTTTGCTGTTCCTAAGTCAATTCCTATATCTTTAGCCACATTGTTCCCCTCTCACTCTGTAAAAATATCGTCAATCTCATTTAATTTGCTACAAATAAGGCATCTAAGTCTGCACTTGAAAGAACATGATCTTCTTCGTTCACACGTTCAATCTCAGCACCTAGCCCTCTTAATTTAGCATCAAATCCGTAATAACCACGGTCTAAATGTTTTAAGTTTGTTACGCGCGTATAGCCCTCAGAGACTAAACCAGCAATAATCAAAGCTGCTGCTGCACGTAAGTCAGTTGCTGCTACTTCTGCGCCTTGGAATGCAGAGTTACCGTATAATAGCACTGTTTGTCCTTCGATTTTAAAGTTAGCATTCATGCGTCTTAATTCTTCTAAGTGCATGAAGCGGTTCTCAAAAACGGTCTCTGTCATCGTACTTGTTCCTTGAGAAACAAGTTGAGCAATTGTCATTTGCGCTTGCATATCCGTTGGAAAACCTGGATGTGGCATCGTCTTCACGTCAGTTGATTTCAACTGTTTTGGTCCAATAACTTGAATACCATTTTCTTTCTCTTGAATAGTAACACCCATCTCTTTCAATTTAGAAATCAATGGTTTGTTATGTTCAGCAATTGCGTCTTCTACGAAAACATCTCCATTACTGACTGCAGCAGCTACCATAAATGTACCTGCTTCAATACGGTCAGGAATAATGCTGTGTTCTACAGCATGCAATTCTTCAACACCTTCAATACGAATTGTTTCTGTTCCTGCTCCGTAAACGCGTGCACCCATGCGGTTCAAGAAATTAGCTAAATCTACAATTTCAGGTTCGCGTGCCGCATTTTCTAATGTTGTTGTTCCTTCAGCAAAGACAGCGCCCATCATCAAGTTTTGAGTTGCCCCAACGCTTGGGAAGTCCATATAAATACGCGCGCCCTTTAATTTGTCAGCATACGCTTCAACAAAGCCATTTTCAATTTTAATGGTTGCTCCCATTGCTTCGAAACCTTTTAAGTGCAAATCAATTGGACGGGTTCCAATTGCACAACCGCCTGGAAGTGCTACTTTAGCTTTCCCTAAACGACCCAACAACGGTCCCATTACAACAATAGATGCTCTCATTTTGCTAACATATTCGAATGGCGCTTCCCAACTAACGTCGCCAGTTGCATCCAATTCAATTGTACGTTCCTCTTCATTGAAATCAACATCAATATTTATATTTCTCAATACATTATTAATTGTATAAACATCAGATAAAATAGGAACGTTTTTAAGAGTTGTTTTTCCCTTAGAGGCTAAAATTGTTGCAGCCACAATAGGTAACACAGCATTTTTAGCGCCATCTACTTTTACAGTTCCTACAAGACGATTACCGCCTCGAACAATCATTTTTTCCATTTTTAAAAATCCCTCCGAGAATAAGTGCGTGATAATGTGAGGCCGTTTTTAATCGCCTTTTCAATTTATATCGTAATTAAACATTTTAGTTTGTTATTAATAAGGATAGGCTTCTAGATATTTGAAGAAAGTCTAGAAAGAATGAGCTGCATGTATAACCTAACGCAATTGACAGCAAGACATATAATACTCTCGCTTCAGGGACGTGGTTTTTTCGAATCCAACTTTCTATTCTTACTGCTTTCATAGCATAAAAAGACAAAAAAATAAATAACATATGAGAAAATAGCTCCAATAGACCAAACACAAATAAACTGTTCATCTACCCACACCTCCTCATAGTCTCAAACTATACTAACACAAATCGATGAAAAAAAAAACAAGTATAAAGTTTCTTAATAACTTTAATAAAAATGACATCATTTTTACACCTTTCCTTTTATATGAGACTCTTATATAAAATAGTAAAAAGACTTTATTACAGTTTCACGATAGAAAGTGACTTCTTTTTTCATAAATTAATGTCTTGTTTCAATTCTATAACAGCGATGCGAATAAATAAAATAATACGATTATTGAATTTGAAAAAGCCAACCTGTTAGAAAACAGATTGGCTTTTGCTTATATTCTTTTTTCAGAGACGCCTATACGGTTAATTGCTCTAGAAAGAGCAACTCTTGCTCTTTGAAACTCCATTTGGTTTTTCTCGTCTCTAGCTTTCATCATTTTTTGCTCGGCTTTTTTCTTAGCTATTTCAGCACGATCAATATCAATATCTCTCGCACGTTCCGCTGTATTGGCAATAATATTGACTTCGTTATCACGGACTTCCATGATTCCTCCGTTAATTGCAATATAGTTTTGTTGAAAGTCATCCGTCACACGGGTTACTCTTAACTCCCCAATCTTTAGCGGCAAAATAATCGGCGTGTGATTCGGCAAAATGGTAATGCCACCATCTGTTGATTCAGCATGTACCTCTTTGGCATGATGCTGAAAGATAATACCTTCTGGTGTAATTACATTCACATTCAAAATAGCCATTCTCTACACCCCTTTATACCCTAAGCTTTCTGCTTTTTTTAGAACATCCTCAATGGAACCCACGTTTCGGAATGCTTCTTCTGGGACTTGGTCATATTTACCTTCTACAATACCTTTGAATCCTTTAACGGTTTCCTTAACTGGTACAAACGACCCAGGAACGCCTGTAAATGCCTCTGCTACGTGGAAGTTTTGCGAGAGGAAGAATTGAATACGACGCGCACGCCCTACTAAAGTCTTCTCTGCATCTGACAATTCGTCCATCCCTAAAATCGCAATAATATCTTGCAATTCACGGTAGCGTTGTAAAATTTGTTGAACTTGTGTAGCAATTTCATAGTGTTCTTCTCCAACAATATCAGGAGACAAGGCACTTGAAGATGATGCCAATGGATCAACTGCAGGATAAATCCCTTGTTGTGTTAAGCGACGTTCCAAGTTAGTTGTTGCATCCAAATGGGCAAATGTTGTTGCTGGAGCAGGGTCAGTATAGTCATCGGCTGGTACATAAATCGCTTGGATTGATGTGATTGAGCCATCGTTTGTTGACGTAATACGTTCCTGTAGTTGCCCCATTTCAGTCGCCAAGGTTGGTTGATAACCAACGGCTGACGGCATTCTTCCTAATAATGCAGAAATTTCTGAACCAGCTTGCGTGAAACGGTAAATATTATCAATAAATAATAGTACATCCTGTTTCTCTTGATCACGGAAATACTCTGCCATCGTTAAACCTGTTAAGGCTACACGCATACGAGCGCCAGGTGGTTCGTTCATTTGACCAAACACCATAGCGGTACGTTTACCTACACCAGATTCTTGCATTTCATGGTAAAGGTCGTTCCCTTCACGCGTACGCTCTCCAACACCAGTAAAGACGGAAATCCCACCATGTTGGTCAGCCACATTATGAATCAATTCTTGGATTAGAACGGTTTTACCAACACCCGCTCCACCAAACAACCCAATTTTCCCACCTTTTAAATATGGCGCTAGTAGGTCGATAACTTTAATTCCTGTTTCAAGAATTTCATAACTACTACTTAATTCATCATATTTCGGTGCTTCTTTATGAATAGATTCACGCGGATAATCATCTGCAAAATCTTCTTTTAAGTCGATCGGTTGTCCTAATACATTAAATACTCGGCCGAGTGTTTCTTGACCAACTGGTACCTTAATTGGATGAGCTGTATCAATTACTTCTAACCCTCGTTGTAAGCCATCAGTAGATTGCATCGAGATTGTGCGGACAACCCCTTCACCAAGTTGCAGAACGACCTCTAGTGTAATGG
This genomic interval from Jeotgalibaca arthritidis contains the following:
- the murA gene encoding UDP-N-acetylglucosamine 1-carboxyvinyltransferase, whose amino-acid sequence is MEKMIVRGGNRLVGTVKVDGAKNAVLPIVAATILASKGKTTLKNVPILSDVYTINNVLRNINIDVDFNEEERTIELDATGDVSWEAPFEYVSKMRASIVVMGPLLGRLGKAKVALPGGCAIGTRPIDLHLKGFEAMGATIKIENGFVEAYADKLKGARIYMDFPSVGATQNLMMGAVFAEGTTTLENAAREPEIVDLANFLNRMGARVYGAGTETIRIEGVEELHAVEHSIIPDRIEAGTFMVAAAVSNGDVFVEDAIAEHNKPLISKLKEMGVTIQEKENGIQVIGPKQLKSTDVKTMPHPGFPTDMQAQMTIAQLVSQGTSTMTETVFENRFMHLEELRRMNANFKIEGQTVLLYGNSAFQGAEVAATDLRAAAALIIAGLVSEGYTRVTNLKHLDRGYYGFDAKLRGLGAEIERVNEEDHVLSSADLDALFVAN
- a CDS encoding DUF1146 family protein codes for the protein MNSLFVFGLLELFSHMLFIFLSFYAMKAVRIESWIRKNHVPEARVLYVLLSIALGYTCSSFFLDFLQISRSLSLLITN
- a CDS encoding F0F1 ATP synthase subunit epsilon translates to MAILNVNVITPEGIIFQHHAKEVHAESTDGGITILPNHTPIILPLKIGELRVTRVTDDFQQNYIAINGGIMEVRDNEVNIIANTAERARDIDIDRAEIAKKKAEQKMMKARDEKNQMEFQRARVALSRAINRIGVSEKRI
- the atpD gene encoding F0F1 ATP synthase subunit beta, translating into MRTGHIVQVVGPVVDVLFPLDNEQPDINNALLVDKKKLDGTIETITLEVVLQLGEGVVRTISMQSTDGLQRGLEVIDTAHPIKVPVGQETLGRVFNVLGQPIDLKEDFADDYPRESIHKEAPKYDELSSSYEILETGIKVIDLLAPYLKGGKIGLFGGAGVGKTVLIQELIHNVADQHGGISVFTGVGERTREGNDLYHEMQESGVGKRTAMVFGQMNEPPGARMRVALTGLTMAEYFRDQEKQDVLLFIDNIYRFTQAGSEISALLGRMPSAVGYQPTLATEMGQLQERITSTNDGSITSIQAIYVPADDYTDPAPATTFAHLDATTNLERRLTQQGIYPAVDPLASSSSALSPDIVGEEHYEIATQVQQILQRYRELQDIIAILGMDELSDAEKTLVGRARRIQFFLSQNFHVAEAFTGVPGSFVPVKETVKGFKGIVEGKYDQVPEEAFRNVGSIEDVLKKAESLGYKGV